In the genome of Natronorubrum daqingense, the window CATCGGTGACGGCTTCCTCCACGCCATCGACTGTCGAAGCAACCGCCAACTCGGGAAGGACTACGAGGTCGAGTCTCGAGACGTCATCGAGATCATCACGACGAACTGAGCGCTGCGCTTCTACCGCCACCGAGACGACGCCAACGAAACCGGTTCCCCGTAAACGGGTGACTCCGTTCGGCGAGAGTGCGTAAATCGGGTGTTCGAAAAGCAGTGGTGAACCGACCGCACGTGACTCGCTCGGACAACGCGAACGGCGAGCGACGGTGTTCGAGTAGCGAATCCGACTACGACGGCGGCTTTCGTTCGCGGACGTGGCCGGTCGCCTCGAGGAACATCACGATCGTGAACACCGTTGGGATGCCGGCGAAGATGAGGACGGGGAGTCCCACTTCGACCGTTCCGGCCGTCTCGAGTGGCAGTTCGGCCGGTATCGGAATCGGAACCGTCTGTCCGTTCACCAGCCAGACGCCGGGTAACAACAACGCGAGCATCGCGACCGCGCCGAAGGTTCGTTTCATCGGTCGTTCACCCCTCGAGAGTCGCCGACGGTGTTTCCTGGGGCGGAATCGGTCGCCTCGCTCGAGGACGACTCGTCGGCGCTTCCGTGTTCACCGTACATGGTGAGTTCGACCGCGGGCTGGCCTCGCCCGTCGTCGTCGAGGTCGGCGTAGACGCCGCCGACCATGTCGCTGGGTGGTTCGACGGGAAGTTCACCGTCGCGCTCCCACTCGGGGGCGTCCCAGCGTTTGGCCAACTCGATACCGTTTTCGTGCCAGTTCGCCGCGTCCCACTGACGCGCCAGTTCGATCTTCTCCTCGGGGGATTTGAGGTCGAAGGAGTCCGGCAGCGACTCGATGAAGGAGGTTCGCTTGAGGAGTCCGTTGAACGTCGAGTTCTGGATCCCGAGACCGGGTCGGGCGTTGATCTCGAGGACCATCGGTCCCTCGTCCTCGTCGATAACGATGTCGACACCGGTGTAGCCGAGTCGGGAGACTTCGGCCGCTTTGACGGCCGTCGAGAGTACCGACGACCAGCCGGGGATAGCGAACGACTCGAGGTCGACTTTGGTGTCGGGGTGTTCGTTGAACCACTTGTTCGTACTCTGGTAGCCACCCTGTGCCTGACCGTTGGCGACGTCGAGACCGACGCCGACGGCACCCATGTGGAGATTCGCCGCGCCCTCGGACTCTTCGGTCGGTAGCCGGGTCATCGCCATGATCGGGAACCCTTTGAAGACGATCACGCGGATGTCCGGAACACCCTGTCCGGCGATCGAGAGCAGGTGATCGTCCGGGTGGATCAGGCCCTCGATGACTGCAACTCCCTCGAGTCCCATCGGGTCGTACTGCCCTTCGGTGATCGACCGGACGTGGGCGAGCAACTGGTCCGGCGATTTGAGTCCCTTCGAGGTCTCGAAGTCGCCGGCGTCGGTTCGGTCCGTGACGACGATGATCCCTTCGCCGCCGTAGCCGCTGTCGGGTTTGATGACGAACTCGTCTTTCGCCTCGAAGATCGCTTCGGCATCCTCGAGTTCGGACGGAGATTCGACGAGCGCGTACGTCTCCGGCGTTGGGACGCCGGTGCCGTGGAACGCACGTTTCATCGAGGCCTTGTCGAGTTCCGGATTGAGGTGGGGCGGGTTGTATTCTTTGATGAGTCGGTTTCGCCGGTTCATCGACATGACTTCGGAGGGTTCGACGCGCGAGGCGTCACTGCCGACTAGTCGTCGGACGGGAACCGTGAGGTTGTGGAGTTTCGCCGGTTCATCGACATGACTTCGGAGGGTTCGACGCGCGAGGCGTCACTGCCGACTAGTCGTCGGACGGGAACCGTGAGGTTGTGGAGTTTCGCGCGGATCGTACTGACGACGGCTCCGAGCCGTGAGCCGCCGTAGACGTTTGAGAATCGAAGGTACTCCTTGACGCGCATGGACGACTGCGTGCCGAGATAGACGTTCGCTGCGAGAATAACGGCCCACGTCTCCGGCGTGTCCATAATCCAGGTGATCAGCGTCTCGTTGCCGATAATGGCTGCGGCGATTATGATCGAGACGACCGTCCAGGAAAACCGTACTGCGGGTGCACGCCAGCCGCGTTCGGAGAGTTCACGCGCGAAGCGGTCCGCGTACCAGGCGGTGACGATCGCCGGGAAGAATACCTGCAGGGCATCGATCTGCTGTGGCAGTACGCCCGTATCGCTCATCACGTGAAACGACGTGATCCCGATGGAGACGACCATGACGAGTCCGCCGATTCGGTGTGCCGTCCCGAGTCGGAACGGCTCGAGGATGAGGTACGTTCCGAGCGCGAGCAAGAAGACGTTAGTAAACAAGACGAGCCCCCAGAAGATTCCGCTTTCGACCAGGATGAACGAGATGATGATCGGCCCGAACATGCCATACGTGACGAGTCCGACCTTACTCCGAAGGACGGCGATGATGAGGCCGGCGATCAGCAACTCGAAGAAGATGCGATAGGGCTCGAGTGGCTGTTGTGCGAAATCGAGTTGATATCTAAACTCAACGCCGAGAATGACAATAGTCGCAAGTAACCCGAGGAGCGGAGCGTACTTCGCGAACGCCGAAGCGAGTGCAGACGAGATGCGCGATCCGTCTGCCGTTGATCCGACGCCTCCATTTCGAAGTGACATTACCGGATCGTCGGCAAAGTTAGTCATTGCTATCAACGAGATAAGCGAACATACGAAGACTGTATCAACGGCTGCAAACAGTTGCAAAGTTTGAAAGTGTTGACTGACTCCCACTAACTGTTCGTTAGTAGATACTGGCCTCGAGCGCGAATCGTCACCGATTCCAGACGAAACGGGTCGTCGCTCGCTCGAGTTTGCTCGTTACCTTCGAGAGCCAGAATCCCGGAGAGACGTAGCGGAGTTCTCGTTCCTCTACCTCGATTCGCTTACCACTGTACGGGCCGTACTCGCCTTCCTCATCGGTCCCCTGGTGTGCACGCACAACGTCGACCGTAACGGACATCGAACATCGGCCACACGATTCACGGTCGGGTGCCATATCGGATGTACGCTCGCTCGAAGCAAAACCATTGTGTCCCGATCAACATTCTGTGTCGATTCTCAGACGATCACGATCACGATAGGTGTCAATTAAATTTTAGAATTCCGGTAAGGCCCCCGACGCCGACGCACTTTTCCCCTCCCCGTGGTATCACCAGCCATGGACGGAACCGACCGCGACTCGCCGATCGAACGCGAGGAGTCCGAGCAGACTGGGTCTGGGGAAACCGAGTGGGACGAGTCGACGGTACCACCCGAAGTCGTCGAAAACGTCCCAGTCTGGGACGACGAGTACCTCGATCGCGTCAGCGACCGGCTCATGCACACCTACGACCTCGATAAGGACGTCCGAGTCGACGGCGAGTCGTTCGACCTGTACGGAGAGCTACGAGTCGAGAGCAGCAAACACCTGTTTCATCCCTCAGTTCAGTACGCGAACCACCACATGCGTGAGTATCTCTACGCGGATCGTCGCTCGAGCGTCTCGCTCGCCGACCTCGAGCGCCTCGTGGAGTTCGGCCACGAACTGGCAGACGAACGCGTCGAACCCAACGACCAACATCGGGCGACGGAGTTTACGTTCGTCGTAATCGTGCCGGAAATTTCCGAGGACGTCCACTCGTTCGTCAGAGGATTTACGGACCGAACGCTCCTTCGTTTCGGGTTTCACGGTCACTACGAGATTCATTGTTGTGTCGTCGCACCCGAGGAAAAACGACTCGTCGCGAGCAAACGCACGGAGATCGACGACGCGTTTCGACTCTGGGAGCGAATCGACCACAAAAGAAGCGTGTTCGAACAGCTGCGAGCAGCTGTCTTCCGTTAGTCGTCGTCTGCACCCGGCGCTTGACTACCGGGATCGGAGTCGAGGAGGTCGTCTCGTTGTTCTTGCAGGTTCGCGTATCCCAGTCGGATGATCGCGATCGCGAGCCAGATCAACACGAGCGCGATGGCCATTCGCAGGCCACTCGAGACAAGCTCGAGTATCGTCGCGTCGGCCCGTGCGTCGGCGTCGAGGAACATCGTGTAGAGGTTCTCGTAGACGACGAGCCAGAGCAGTCCGATGATCGTTATGGCCGTCATCACGACAACCGGGATACCGGTGCTCAGTAGCTGTTTCGTGTCCTTCCAGTTCGCCAGCCAGATGGTCGCTGTCAGCAAGGCGAGTGCGGCCAGGAGCTGGTTCGCACCGCCAAAGAGCGGCCAGAGTTCTTCCCACTGGCCACTCGAGACGAGCAAGAAGGCGGCGAACGTCGCCAGACCGGTGTTGACGTACTTGTTCGCGGCCGTTTCTTCGACTCCTGTCTCGGGCGTGCCGACCAGTTCCTCGATCATGTACCGACCGAGTCGAAGGCCGGTGTCGAGGCTGGTCAACAGGAAGCTCACGAAGACGAGCGCCATGAAGATCTCACCGTACTCGAAGGGGATGCCGAGACTCGTCAGAATGAGTCCACCACCCTCCGCGAAGTTCGGGAGTGCGGCGTCGATGCCGCCGATGTCGTCGACGTCCGTAATCGCGACGACGGACACCGCTGCGAGCGCCGTTGCCGCGAGCAGTCCCTCGGCGAGCATGCCGCCGTAACCGATCAGACGCGCGTCGCTCTCCTTGTTGAGTTGCTTCGCCGTCGTCCCGGAGGAGACCAGCGAGTGGAAGCCACTGATCGTCCCGCAGGCGATGGTGATGAACAACAGCGGGAACAGCGGCATCGCAGCGGGTGCGAGGTCGCCGCCCATGAAGCTCGTGTATGCAGGGAGTTCGGCCGTCAGCGGTTCATCGGACGTTCCAAACGCCGTCCCGACGAAGACCGCGGTAATCGCTCCGCCGACACCCGCGTAGAGCAGGAACGACGAGAGGTAATCTCGAGGCTGGAGCAAGATCCACACGGGAAGGATGCTCGCGACGAATGCGTACCCCAGTGACACGAGGATCCACGCGGCGGTGTTCGCGCCGAAGAGGGCCTCACCGGGCACCCACGACGCTAATTCGGCCGGCAGGAGTACCGTGGTGTCACCGGCGAATCCGGACGGCTCGAACAGTGCAATCGGGAATTGAATCCCCGCCCAGATGCTCGCGAACACGCCAAGGACGAACAGGACCGTCCCGCCGATAAACGACAGGTTGAGTTGGTACAGCCAGACGCCGGCGAACAGCGCCAGCGTGATGTACAACAGGCTCGCGGTCGCCGCCGGTGGGTAGGCGTCCAGAATCACCGCGACGAGCAGTGAGAACACCGCGACGACGAGGATGATCACGAGGAACGCGAACCAGAGGAACATGTTCTTCCCCCGTTCCCCGATGTACTCGCCGATCACGAATCCGATCGACTTCCCCTCGTGGCGAATGCTCGAGGACAGCGCCATGAAGTCGTGGACGGCACCCATCAGCGGGTTCCCGATCGCGACCCACAGCAACGCCGGGAGCCATCCCCAGACGAGTGCTGCGGTGACCGGGCCGGCGATCGGTGCCCCACCCGCGACGCTCGAGAAGTGGTGTCCCAGCAAGACCGGTTTCTTCGCCGGAACGTACTCTTGTCCGTCTTGATACTTGTGGGCCGGCGTCTCACGTGAGTCGTCGAGTTCGACGAATCGCGAGAGATACCTCCCGTATCCGATGTAGCCGACGGTGAACAACACGACCACCGTCGCGACGATCCAGATTACCCCTGTCATAGGTTTCCACACAGTGGATTAGAGTAGTACAATATAAATCGTGTGGTACAACCGGTCGTTCGACCCTCACAGAAGTTGATAATAGAAACGCCGCTCGGGGAATAATCGGAAAATTGGGTAGCTCAGGTGTCGATCTCGAGTTCTGACGCGACGTTCGCCAACGAATCGCGGCGTACTTCGCTGACGCGCGATTCGATTTCGGCCACGATCGGCGGTGAGAGTGTCGTCCGGGCGGTCTCGAGGCGATCTCGCTCGGTTTCGACTCGCGACCGGAGGTACCGTGCACCCCGTCCCTCCTCGTCGGGGTCGGGCTCGGGAGTCAGTTTGTTCGCGACGAGTCCTCGAACCTCGAGTCGGTGTGAGTCGAGTTCGTCGATGGCGCGGCCGGTTTCCCGAATCGAGAGCGAATCCGGGTTGAACACGAGGAAGAACGCGGCGTCCTCGCGCAGCGTCTCCCCGGCGTACTCGAAGAACTCCTTGCGATTTTGGAGATGAGCGAGGACGGGATCACCCTCGAGCACCCGTCGGGGCTCTCTATTCCCCAGTGCGGCCTTCTCGTAGAGATCGATGCTCTTGCGGCGTTTGGCCATCAGCCGGTCGATCCAGCCCTCGAGGTATTCGGGCAGCGAGAGCAGGCGCAACGTCCCCCCGGTCGGCGACGTGTCGAAGACGATTCGGTCGAAGGCGTCGGCCTCGCGCATCACGTCGACGAACCGATCGAACAGGGCCGCTTCGTACGCTCCCGGCGTGCCGTGGGCCATCTCGATCTGTCTGTCGACTTCGTTGACCATCGCCGCCGACACCTGCTCTGAGAGCTGTCGCTTGACCGACTGGAGGTGATTCGACACCTCCTCCTCCGGATCGATTTCCATCACGTGGAGGTTCTCGACGCCGTCGACGGCTCGCGGTTCGTCGGCGAACGATTGCTCGAAGAGGTCGCCCATCGAGTGGGCCGGATCAGTCGATACGACCAGCGTCTCGAGGCCAGCATCGGCACACTTGTGCGCGTACGAGGCCGAAACCGTCGTTTTCCCGACTCCACCCTTCCCACCGAAGAAGACGTGTCGGTCCATTAGAAGTGATACTGGCGACCTTTGCGCTCGACGAGCGAGCCTCGATCCCACAGTCGACGCTCCCAGGCTTCGAACTCGTCCTCTAAGTACGGCAGCAGTTCCGACGTGTAGTAGGAGACGGGCGACGGAACGCCGAAGGCGTCCGGGAAACAGGCCAACATGAACGTATCCTCGTGATCCTCGGCTGCCGCCTCGATCTTCTCGTAGGCGGGATGAGAGAGCATTCCGTGATAGAGCCCGCGGAGCCACTCCTCGAGGTCGGTTCGAAACGCGGCGATCCGGTCGGCGAGTGTCATCGTCGGTCATGCTCGGCCCCGAAGACAAAAAGATGTCGCGTGCGTTCGGCCTCGAGGGCCAGAGACGCGCCGCTGCGTCGAAACCGAAACCGGGTGGTGAAAAGACGGTGACACGAATACCACAGTTCTTGACGCTCGAGTCACAACCGCCACGGTATGCAACTCGACTCCGGTGGGATTCCCGTCACCGTGCTCTCTGGCAGCCTCGGTGCGGGGAAGACGACGCTGCTCAATCACCTGTTGGAAACCGCGGGCGATCACGACCTCGCCGTGTTGGTCAACGATATGGGCGAGGTGAACGTCGACGCCGAACTCGTCGCCGAAGGGTCGGATCTCGACACGGGCGGCGTCACCGAACTCTCGAACGGCTGTATCTGCTGTGAACTCCAGGACGACCTCGAGACCGCCGTCGTTCGACTCGCCCGAAACAGGGACTTCGACCACCTGCTCGTCGAATCGTCGGGCATTTCGGAGCCCGAACCCGTCGCCCGGCTCTTTACGACCTCCTCGCGCGTGGCCGCGAGTTACGACCTCGACGCGCTCGTCACCGTCCTCGACACCCGGCTCTTTCTCGACGCCTTCGCGGGCGAGGTCATCCCAGTACGGCAGGTCGACCCCGAGGCAGCCGATATCGATGCGGACGCCGGGGCCGTCGAGGACGAGCCACGTCCCCTCTCGGACCTCCTCATCGAGCAACTCGAGGTAGCGAACCTCGTCTTGCTCAACAAGAGCGATCTCTGTACCGACGACGAACTTGAGGAGGCGACGTCGCTCGTCCGAGCGCTCCAGCCCGATATCGAGACGGTCCGCACCGAGTTCAGCGCCGTCGATCCGGATCGCCTCCTCGGCGTCGACCTGTTCGACGCCGACCGAATGGGCGAACTGGCGGGCTGGCAACGCGCACTCGAGGACGAACCGGACGACGATCACGATCACCACGCCGACAGTACCGAAGCCGACGATCACGGTCATAGTGACCACGCCGACCACAGCGACCACGCCGATGAGGGCCATAACGACGGCCACGACCACCGCCACCCCGACGAGGTCTACGGGGTCGAATCGTTCGTCTTCCGGTCGCGTCGCCCGTTCCACCCGGAACGATTCGAAGCCTTCCTCCGAGAGCTCCCGGAGGAGATCGTTCGATCCAAGGGAACCGCGTGGATCGCCGGCCGAGACGTGAAAGTCGAACTCTCGCAGGCTGGGCCGTCCGTCCGCGCGAGCGTCATCGGTCCGTGGATCGCCTCGCTCTCGGATGCCGACCAACAGCTCTATCGATCGAATCGACCCGGCCTCGAGTGGCACGACGAGCACGGTGACCGACAAACGGAACTCGTCTTCATCGGCACCGAACCCGACGAGGACGCGCTGCGAGCCCACCTCGAGGACTGCCTGGTCACCGACGAGGAGTGGAACCGCACGGACGACCTCGAGAATCCGTTCCCCGGCGAGGCGGGCGAAGAAGTGGTCGTTCGCGAGCCCTGAAGCCGGGTATCCGCCACCTCGTTTTCGGCCGCTGACCCGGACTTAGCCGAACGCCGCCTCGAGTTCCTCGAGTGCGCGGTTCAACTCGCCCTTGCGCTTCCAGGCGGCGATTCGGTCGCCAAACGGCAGCGGAGCGGCGAGTGAGACCGACGAGCGAATCGTCACGACGGTTCCCGATCGTTCTTCCTCGAGTTCGATCCACGTCTCCATGTGCGAAAACGGCCCGCGTTCGCCCTCCTGCGTGTAGTAGATGGCTTCCTCCCGGTCCTCGAATCGCAGCGGCAATTGCATTCCCGGCCCACTGGCGACGACGAGCGTCGCGCCCTCGTCGTCGGCGTCCTCGACGTGGTCGACGGTGAAACTCCCCTCCGCTTCGACGATCGTCTCCGGCTCGAGCCACGCTGAAACCGCTGCAGCTGAAGCGTCGACCGCTCGAGACACCGTAACTTCCCGCATATCGTCACTATTCGACTCGGCCGATATAAATGCCGGCGGCCGAATCCGCGCAGGGAAACGGCTAAGTGGGAGACGGACCCGTATTCAGCCATGACGAGTGCCGACAACAACCAACGCGGCTTTCGCGACGGACTCGAGTCCTCTCGGGGCGACCCTCGCGTACTGGCCGTCATCAACGCGATCCTCTCGACGCTATTCGCCTGGCTCGCGGTGTTCGCGAGCGACATCGTCGGCATCGCCTCGCTCACCGCCACGAACGTGATCGTCGTCGCAATCGGCGTGTTCCTCCTCACGCACGTCATGACCCGAAGTAGTTGAGGCGTCTCAACGCTCCAATCGATTTTCTGGGAAGACTGGCACTCGCCCGCACTTGTCGCGTTTGCGCCGTTCTCGCTGTCGGTTCGGGGTCGTCGCACTCGAGTACCGCGTTCACGTCCATCGCGTCAAGCCGACAGGTACTCACCGCCCGGCCGTTTTCGAACAGGCAATGGACGCGCGGACCGTCGCGAACTACCGGCCCACGAAACCCGAACTCGCCGTCTTCGTCTCGGGTGTCACCAGTATGGGCCTCGAGATTCTCGCCGTTCGCCTCATCGCACCGCAGTTTGGCAATCACATCTACACGGTCGGCGGCATCCTCACGGTCGTCCTCGCCGCGTTGAGTCTCGGCTACTGGCAGGGTGGAAAACGGGCCGCCACCGCAACGAACCGAGAGATGTCGTGGCTCATGCTCGCGACGGCGGTCTACGTCGCCGTCGTCATCTACGCCAGCGAGTTCCTCATGCAGTACACGGCGACGCTCGCGTTGCCGCCTCGGTACGCGTCGCTCCCCGCCGCGATTATTCTCTTTGGCCCGCCGACGTACTTACTCGGGTTCATCAGCCCCTACGCTGCCGAACTCTCACAGAAACGCGGAACCGGCGAAGCCTCGGGCCACGTCTACGCCCTCGGGACGATCGGCAGCATTCTCGGCTCCGGGGCGACGACGTTCGTCCTCATTCCACAGCTCAGCATCGACGGCATCGGCCTCCTCTTCGGCGTGATCCTCGTCGGAACCGCACTAATCCTCGTCTCGCCCTCCCTTCCCCGGAAGCCAGTCCTCACGAGCGTCGCCGTCGTTTTGCTGCTCGTCGCCGCGACCGGTGCTGGCCCCGTCGCGATCGATCACCGCGGAGACGTCGTCTACCAGACCCAGACGGCCCACCAGGAACTCGAGGTCGTCGACGACGGCGACGAGCGAACGATGTACCTGGATGGAGCCCGCCACAGCGCGATGGACCTCGAGGATCCCGACCGACACGTCTTCGCCTACACCGAGTACTTTCACCTGCCGATGCTCGTGAACGACGATCCCGACGACGTCGACGACGTCCTGTTTATCGGTGGCGGCGGCTACACTGGTCCACAGGACTTCGAAGAACGCTACGACGCGGACGTCGACGTGGTCGAAATTGATCCCGAAGTCACCGACGCCGCCGAGGACTACTTCGGTCTCGAGCACGGCGAGAACATGACCTCCCACGCCGAAGACGGCCGGCAATTCCTCCAGGATACCGACCAGACGTACGACGTGATCGTCCTCGACGCCTACAAACAAGATCAGGTGCCGTTTCACCTGACGACGGAGGAATTCATGGAACTCGTCTCCGATCGACTGGCCGACGACGGCGTCTTACACGCGAACGTGATCGCCGCACCGAGTGGCTCAGCCGCCGAGTTCTATCACGCACAACAGGAGACGATGGACGCCGTCTTCCCCGACACGTACGCATTCCGGACGTCTGACTCGAGTTCCATCCAGAACATCCAGGTCGTCGCGACCAACGACGAGACGAATGTCTCCGCGGACGACCTCCGCGAGCGAAACGACGAGCGAGAGATCGGCGTCGACCTCGAGGACGCCATCGACAACAAACTCGGGGACCACGACGCCGACGCACCCGTGCTCCGGGACGACCGCGGCGAGGTCGACACCCTGCTCGATCCGATGCTCGGCCAGCGCTACGTCATCGAGGAGACGGATGGTGACACCGAGAGCGGGGGCACAGGTCCCGCCGAACCAGCAGTGATACTGGCACCTGATTCGGGTATCTCGTCGCTCGAGACGGACTCGCCGTTGCTCGAGAGTGGTGTCTCTTCGCTCGATGCGGACGCGGTTTCCGTTCAGGAGTAACGCGTTTTCGCCTCGAGGGTGTCGGGACGGTCACGATCCGCCGCCCCGAAACAGTCGAATCACCGCGGCGATGGGGCGGACCACGTACAACGCTGCGTCGGCGATGACCAGGTCCCGTTCGTGGCGACGGTCGTAGATGTACAGCGCAAGCGCGAGTACGATCGGGAAGATCACCACGACGGCCGCACTGATCGCGGGATCGACCCACTCGAGCACCGCCGGTCTGAGCCAGGAAACGCCGAATACGACCAGAATCATCACCGCGGCGGTAATCCCGACCGCGTAGGCTACTCGGGTCGACTCGAGCACGACGCTCCG includes:
- a CDS encoding sugar-transfer associated ATP-grasp domain-containing protein, with the protein product MNRRNRLIKEYNPPHLNPELDKASMKRAFHGTGVPTPETYALVESPSELEDAEAIFEAKDEFVIKPDSGYGGEGIIVVTDRTDAGDFETSKGLKSPDQLLAHVRSITEGQYDPMGLEGVAVIEGLIHPDDHLLSIAGQGVPDIRVIVFKGFPIMAMTRLPTEESEGAANLHMGAVGVGLDVANGQAQGGYQSTNKWFNEHPDTKVDLESFAIPGWSSVLSTAVKAAEVSRLGYTGVDIVIDEDEGPMVLEINARPGLGIQNSTFNGLLKRTSFIESLPDSFDLKSPEEKIELARQWDAANWHENGIELAKRWDAPEWERDGELPVEPPSDMVGGVYADLDDDGRGQPAVELTMYGEHGSADESSSSEATDSAPGNTVGDSRGVNDR
- a CDS encoding 7TM domain-containing protein, giving the protein MTNFADDPVMSLRNGGVGSTADGSRISSALASAFAKYAPLLGLLATIVILGVEFRYQLDFAQQPLEPYRIFFELLIAGLIIAVLRSKVGLVTYGMFGPIIISFILVESGIFWGLVLFTNVFLLALGTYLILEPFRLGTAHRIGGLVMVVSIGITSFHVMSDTGVLPQQIDALQVFFPAIVTAWYADRFARELSERGWRAPAVRFSWTVVSIIIAAAIIGNETLITWIMDTPETWAVILAANVYLGTQSSMRVKEYLRFSNVYGGSRLGAVVSTIRAKLHNLTVPVRRLVGSDASRVEPSEVMSMNRRNSTTSRFPSDD
- a CDS encoding carbon starvation CstA family protein; this translates as MTGVIWIVATVVVLFTVGYIGYGRYLSRFVELDDSRETPAHKYQDGQEYVPAKKPVLLGHHFSSVAGGAPIAGPVTAALVWGWLPALLWVAIGNPLMGAVHDFMALSSSIRHEGKSIGFVIGEYIGERGKNMFLWFAFLVIILVVAVFSLLVAVILDAYPPAATASLLYITLALFAGVWLYQLNLSFIGGTVLFVLGVFASIWAGIQFPIALFEPSGFAGDTTVLLPAELASWVPGEALFGANTAAWILVSLGYAFVASILPVWILLQPRDYLSSFLLYAGVGGAITAVFVGTAFGTSDEPLTAELPAYTSFMGGDLAPAAMPLFPLLFITIACGTISGFHSLVSSGTTAKQLNKESDARLIGYGGMLAEGLLAATALAAVSVVAITDVDDIGGIDAALPNFAEGGGLILTSLGIPFEYGEIFMALVFVSFLLTSLDTGLRLGRYMIEELVGTPETGVEETAANKYVNTGLATFAAFLLVSSGQWEELWPLFGGANQLLAALALLTATIWLANWKDTKQLLSTGIPVVVMTAITIIGLLWLVVYENLYTMFLDADARADATILELVSSGLRMAIALVLIWLAIAIIRLGYANLQEQRDDLLDSDPGSQAPGADDD
- a CDS encoding ArsA family ATPase; protein product: MDRHVFFGGKGGVGKTTVSASYAHKCADAGLETLVVSTDPAHSMGDLFEQSFADEPRAVDGVENLHVMEIDPEEEVSNHLQSVKRQLSEQVSAAMVNEVDRQIEMAHGTPGAYEAALFDRFVDVMREADAFDRIVFDTSPTGGTLRLLSLPEYLEGWIDRLMAKRRKSIDLYEKAALGNREPRRVLEGDPVLAHLQNRKEFFEYAGETLREDAAFFLVFNPDSLSIRETGRAIDELDSHRLEVRGLVANKLTPEPDPDEEGRGARYLRSRVETERDRLETARTTLSPPIVAEIESRVSEVRRDSLANVASELEIDT
- a CDS encoding CobW family GTP-binding protein, with the translated sequence MQLDSGGIPVTVLSGSLGAGKTTLLNHLLETAGDHDLAVLVNDMGEVNVDAELVAEGSDLDTGGVTELSNGCICCELQDDLETAVVRLARNRDFDHLLVESSGISEPEPVARLFTTSSRVAASYDLDALVTVLDTRLFLDAFAGEVIPVRQVDPEAADIDADAGAVEDEPRPLSDLLIEQLEVANLVLLNKSDLCTDDELEEATSLVRALQPDIETVRTEFSAVDPDRLLGVDLFDADRMGELAGWQRALEDEPDDDHDHHADSTEADDHGHSDHADHSDHADEGHNDGHDHRHPDEVYGVESFVFRSRRPFHPERFEAFLRELPEEIVRSKGTAWIAGRDVKVELSQAGPSVRASVIGPWIASLSDADQQLYRSNRPGLEWHDEHGDRQTELVFIGTEPDEDALRAHLEDCLVTDEEWNRTDDLENPFPGEAGEEVVVREP
- a CDS encoding polyketide cyclase — protein: MREVTVSRAVDASAAAVSAWLEPETIVEAEGSFTVDHVEDADDEGATLVVASGPGMQLPLRFEDREEAIYYTQEGERGPFSHMETWIELEEERSGTVVTIRSSVSLAAPLPFGDRIAAWKRKGELNRALEELEAAFG
- a CDS encoding spermidine synthase, encoding MDARTVANYRPTKPELAVFVSGVTSMGLEILAVRLIAPQFGNHIYTVGGILTVVLAALSLGYWQGGKRAATATNREMSWLMLATAVYVAVVIYASEFLMQYTATLALPPRYASLPAAIILFGPPTYLLGFISPYAAELSQKRGTGEASGHVYALGTIGSILGSGATTFVLIPQLSIDGIGLLFGVILVGTALILVSPSLPRKPVLTSVAVVLLLVAATGAGPVAIDHRGDVVYQTQTAHQELEVVDDGDERTMYLDGARHSAMDLEDPDRHVFAYTEYFHLPMLVNDDPDDVDDVLFIGGGGYTGPQDFEERYDADVDVVEIDPEVTDAAEDYFGLEHGENMTSHAEDGRQFLQDTDQTYDVIVLDAYKQDQVPFHLTTEEFMELVSDRLADDGVLHANVIAAPSGSAAEFYHAQQETMDAVFPDTYAFRTSDSSSIQNIQVVATNDETNVSADDLRERNDEREIGVDLEDAIDNKLGDHDADAPVLRDDRGEVDTLLDPMLGQRYVIEETDGDTESGGTGPAEPAVILAPDSGISSLETDSPLLESGVSSLDADAVSVQE